Genomic window (Streptomyces liliiviolaceus):
CGAGGCGGCGCGCGTCCGGGGCGTCCACCTCGCCGAACTGGGGCGGGGCCGCATCCGGGCGGTCACCCACTCGGGCGTCACGGCCGCCGACGTCGACCGGGCCGTGGACGTGCTCGCGGACGCGGTGGCCGCCGCTCCCCGGACCACGCGGTGAGCGAACCGCCCACCGCCACCGCGCTCGCGCCCCCGCCCGCCTCCCTGCGGCACCACCGTGCGTTCCGGCTCTTCTGGGCGGCCGACTCGGTCAGCCAGTTCGGCACGTACGTCGGCAACGCCCTGCTGCCGCTGCTGGCCGCCACCACCCTGGCGGCGACCCCGCTGGAGATGGGGCTGCTCAGCGCCGCGGAGACCATGGGCTATCTGCTGATCGGGCTGCCCGCGGGGGTGTGGGTGGCCCGGGCCCGGCAGCGGCGCCTGATGCGGCGCGCCAACACCGGCCGGGCGCTGCTGCTGTGCACGATCCCGGTGGCCTGGTGGAGCGGCCTGCTCACGGTCGCCCAGCTCATCGCCGTCGCCCTGCTGTGCGGCGTCCTCGCCGTCCTCTTCGACGTCGCCTACCAGTCGCATCTGCCGGCGCTGGTCGACCGCGACCGGCTCCTGGAAGGCAACGCCCGCCTCCAGTCCAGCCAGTCCCTGGCCCAGATCACCGGGCCCGGCATCGGCGGCTCCCTCGTCCAGCTGGCGGGGCCCGCCGCTCCCGTGCTGGCGACGGCCGCCGGCTATCTGACATCCAGTGTGCTGCTGCGCCGCGTACGCGAACCGGACCCGGCGAACCCTCCGGACGGCACGGGCCCGCCGCTGCTCGCCGAGATCGGCGCGGGGCTGCGTTTCATGGCCCGGCACCGCACCCTGCTCGCCATCACGGGCTGCACCGCGACCGCCAACTTCTTCGCCGGTGTGCTCGGTGCCGTACAGGTCCTCTTCCTGACCGGCGACCTCGGCCTCAGCGGATCCGCCGCCGGGGCCACCCTGGGCGTCCTCGGTCTGGGCGGGGTGCTCGGCGCGCTCTCGGCGCACCGCGTCGTCCGCCGGATCGGCCAGGCCCGCGCGGTCTGGCTGGTGCCGCTGACCACGTTCCCGGCCCTGCTGCTGGTGCCGCTCGCGGGCCGGGGCGCCCTGCTCGCCCTCGCCCCGGCGCTGGCCGGTCTGCTCGTCACCGGCTACGGCGTCGTCGTGTACAACGTCGCCCAGGTCAGCTACCGCCAGGTGGTCTGTCCCGAGGCGATGCTGGCCAGGGCGAACGCCACCGTCCGCTTCCTCGGCTTCGGCGCGGTGACGCTCGGGGCGCTGCTCGGAGGCGTGCTCGGCGAGTCCGTCGGGATCAGGGGCACGCTGTGGATCGCGGCCTGCGGCACGTCCCTGGCCGCCGCGTGGGTGGTGTGCTCGCCGCTGCGCGGCATGCGGGACTTCGCCCCCGCGCCGACGGAGGCGCCCACGACCGGAAGGTGACGGCGACCGCGACCGCCGGGCCTGCCGCCGTGACCGCGACCGCGACCGCCGACCAGGCCGCCATCGCGGTCGCCGCCCCGGCCGTCCGCCGAGCCGCGTGCGCTCGGCGGACGGCCGGGGCGTGGCACCGCTGACATGACATCAGCGAACGTCGGGCGCCGTCGGACGGAATCAGATGCCGTCAGGCGGAATCAGGCGACGTCGGCCACGAGTGTCACGGACTGTTCGGCGGCCGCGTGGAACATCGGCAGCGGCAGGCCGCCGGAGCGCAGCTCCATCACCGACGCCTCGACCGTCGCCGCACCCGCCTCGAAGCGGCCCGGGTCCGTCCGGTCCGTGTTCGTCCAGCGGTGCTCGGCACCGTCGCACACCGCCTGCGTGCCGCCCACGCTCTTGCGTACCCGGCTGTCCCCCTGGCTCAGGGAGGAGCTGACGAAGGTCCGGCCGGTGCCGCCCGTACAGCGGTACGTGCCGGACAGGGTGACGGTGCCGTCGGCGGCGAGGCGGCCCGTCGGGTCGACGGTCACCGTCTCCGACAGCCCGGCCGGTCCTGCCGGTCCGGCGGAGCCGCCCTGCCCGGACACCGCGCCCGCGGAGGGCGCGGCGAGCAGCAGCAGCGCCGCCGTGACGGCGGCCGAGCCGGCGACCTGGTGGAATCTCATCGGAAGTACCTCCCGGAGTGGGGGTGGAGCGGGGGCCTCCAGGGGTACCGGCCCGGCGGACCCGCGGGCGTGACCCTCACTCCTTTGGTGGCGAGTTGGCGGCGGGTCGGTGGCGGGTTCATGGCGGGGCCGCCCCGTCCGTCCTGGACTCGTCCGAGTGTTGTCCGCGTGTTGTCACGACTCTTCTCCCGCTGTTCCGATGAGTTCGCGACGGGCGCATGGTCTATCCATACGGACGACGAAAACGCCGCCCGACTCCTCGCAGGTGGAGGCCCATCATGTGTTCTCGCCAGCCTTCGTGCCCGTCCGCCGACCGCACCGCCCGGACCGGTCACGACGACCGTTCCGACGCGCACATCGTCTCCGCGCACCCCGAGCAGGGCTGGTACCTGCTGTGCGACGGCGCGATCGTCTTCGACGACACGGGCGCGCTGCTGCCCGACGGGCGGGTCGTCGCCCCGCACCGGGTGCCGGTCGAGCAGCTGGCCATCGCCGCCTGACCCTCTCGGCGTCCCAGCCCGCCCCTCCTCTCCCCTCTCCCCGCCACTCCTCGTTCCCCTGTCGCGACCTGTTGACGGCCGTCACGAAGTCGATACGCTTCTGATGCGACACCGACAGGCCTCCGGACAGGTGGTGCCGCGCCACAGCGGCCGGCCCGGCACCGACGCACCACGCACTCCCGTCAGACCCGAGAACGTCAACCCGGTACGCGTGCAAGGCCGTTCCGTACGAACGGAAAGTGAGCCCCTGCCCCCGGATGGTGATCTCGCGTGACGGTGACGATCTAGAGTGATCAACGTGTCCGAGCAGCACGCCCCCCGGTCCCTCATCGTCACCTTCTACGGCGCGTACGGCCGCTTCACCCCAGGTCCCGTACCCGTCGCCGAGCTGATCCGGCTTCTCGCCGCGGCCGGCGTGGACGCGCCCTCCGTACGGTCGTCGGTGTCCAGACTCAAACGCCGGGGACTGCTCCTGCCGGCCCGCACGGAGACCGGCGCGGCCGGGTACCTCCTGTCGCCGGGCGCGCGGCAACTCCTCGACGACGGCGACCGCCGGGTCTACGCGGCCTCACCGCCCGAGGACGACACCTGGGTCCTCGCCGTGTTCTCCGTGCCGGAGTCCGAACGGCAGAAACGTCACGTACTGCGCTCACGCCTGGCCGGTCTCGGCTTCGGGACGGCCGCCCCCGGCGTGTGGATCGCCCCGGCCCGCCTCTACGAGGAGACCCGTCACACGCTGGAACGGCTGCGGCTGGACGCGTACGTGGACCTGTTCCGCGGCGCACACCTCGGGTACGCGCCGACGGCCGAGGCGGTCGCGCGCTGGTGGGACCTCGCCGGGATCGCCAAGCAGCACGAGGCGTTCCTCGACCGGCACGCGCGCGTGCTGCACGACTGGGAGGACAGGGCCGACACCCCCGCCGAGGAGGCGTACCGCGACTATCTGCTCGCCCTCGACTCCTGGCGCCACCTCCCGTACGCCGACCCGGGGCTGCCCGCCTCGCTGCTGCCCCCGGAGTGGCCCGGTGCCCGCTCCGCCGCCGTCTTCCGGGCTCTGCACGAGCGGCTGCGGGACGCCGGGGCGGCCTTCGCGGGCGTGCCCGAGGGCCTCCCCGCCCCCCGGCCCATGTGACGTGAGACACAACCCCCGTCGCTAAGGCAACGCTCAGGTGACTCAATCCCTCTTCTCATAATCCTTACTTAACGTCGGGACGCATGAGTCTGATGGGCAATCTGAACCGGGCGCTCTCCGCCACCACCGGCCTTCAGGTGCGCCGGGCCACTCCCGCCGCACCGCAGCAGCCGACCAGGACCGGGGCGAAACCCGGCAAGCGGCCCACGCCGGTGTACCGATGTCCGGCCCCCGGGGATCTCGCCACGGACCGGCTGCTGCGGCGGCCGGTCTTCATCATGTCTCCCGTACGCTCCGGCTCGACGCTGCTGCGGATGCTCCTGAACGCGCACTCGCGGCTGCACTCCCCGCACGAGCTGCACATCCGCCGCCTGGAGGTCGACTTCGGCAGCAGGCTCTCGCAGCGCGCCATGAGCGCCCTCGACCTGGAGCGCGGCGACCTGGAGCATCTGCTCTGGGACCGGGTCATGCACCGGGAACTGGTCAGGTCGGGCAAGGACGTCCTGGTCGAGAAGACGCCCAGCAACGCGTTCGTCCACCGGCGCATCCGGGACTGCTGGCCCGACGCCCGCTTCGTCTTCCTGCTCCGCCACCCGGTGTCCATCGCCCGGTCCTGGCACGAGGGCGACCCCGACAAGCGGACCTTCGACGAGGCCGCGGCCGACGCCCTGCGCTACATGAAGGCCGTCGAGAACGCCCGGCAGGCCGCCAGCGGCCCCGCGGACGGTCAGCCCGCCGCCCACCACACCCTGCGTTACGAGGACCTGACCGCCGACGCCGAGCGCGAGATGCGCGACCTCTGCGCGTTCCTCGGCGTCGACTTCGAACCGTCGATGCTCGACTACGGCCGCCGCGACGACACCCAGGTGGTGAAGGGCCTCGGCGACTGGCGGGACAAGATCCGCACCGGCCAGGTGCAGAGCGGACGCGCGCTGCCCG
Coding sequences:
- a CDS encoding MFS transporter; this encodes MSEPPTATALAPPPASLRHHRAFRLFWAADSVSQFGTYVGNALLPLLAATTLAATPLEMGLLSAAETMGYLLIGLPAGVWVARARQRRLMRRANTGRALLLCTIPVAWWSGLLTVAQLIAVALLCGVLAVLFDVAYQSHLPALVDRDRLLEGNARLQSSQSLAQITGPGIGGSLVQLAGPAAPVLATAAGYLTSSVLLRRVREPDPANPPDGTGPPLLAEIGAGLRFMARHRTLLAITGCTATANFFAGVLGAVQVLFLTGDLGLSGSAAGATLGVLGLGGVLGALSAHRVVRRIGQARAVWLVPLTTFPALLLVPLAGRGALLALAPALAGLLVTGYGVVVYNVAQVSYRQVVCPEAMLARANATVRFLGFGAVTLGALLGGVLGESVGIRGTLWIAACGTSLAAAWVVCSPLRGMRDFAPAPTEAPTTGR
- a CDS encoding DUF6299 family protein — protein: MRFHQVAGSAAVTAALLLLAAPSAGAVSGQGGSAGPAGPAGLSETVTVDPTGRLAADGTVTLSGTYRCTGGTGRTFVSSSLSQGDSRVRKSVGGTQAVCDGAEHRWTNTDRTDPGRFEAGAATVEASVMELRSGGLPLPMFHAAAEQSVTLVADVA
- a CDS encoding DUF5999 family protein, coding for MCSRQPSCPSADRTARTGHDDRSDAHIVSAHPEQGWYLLCDGAIVFDDTGALLPDGRVVAPHRVPVEQLAIAA
- a CDS encoding PaaX family transcriptional regulator: MINVSEQHAPRSLIVTFYGAYGRFTPGPVPVAELIRLLAAAGVDAPSVRSSVSRLKRRGLLLPARTETGAAGYLLSPGARQLLDDGDRRVYAASPPEDDTWVLAVFSVPESERQKRHVLRSRLAGLGFGTAAPGVWIAPARLYEETRHTLERLRLDAYVDLFRGAHLGYAPTAEAVARWWDLAGIAKQHEAFLDRHARVLHDWEDRADTPAEEAYRDYLLALDSWRHLPYADPGLPASLLPPEWPGARSAAVFRALHERLRDAGAAFAGVPEGLPAPRPM
- a CDS encoding sulfotransferase family protein; amino-acid sequence: MSLMGNLNRALSATTGLQVRRATPAAPQQPTRTGAKPGKRPTPVYRCPAPGDLATDRLLRRPVFIMSPVRSGSTLLRMLLNAHSRLHSPHELHIRRLEVDFGSRLSQRAMSALDLERGDLEHLLWDRVMHRELVRSGKDVLVEKTPSNAFVHRRIRDCWPDARFVFLLRHPVSIARSWHEGDPDKRTFDEAAADALRYMKAVENARQAASGPADGQPAAHHTLRYEDLTADAEREMRDLCAFLGVDFEPSMLDYGRRDDTQVVKGLGDWRDKIRTGQVQSGRALPAEDEIPELLRPMCEAWGYSS